TGCTATATTAAAAGTAGCAAAATGATGATGTTTGTAATATACATCTATAAAGTCAATGACATAACCATGGTAGGCTCTGTCGAACAAATTACCTATCGCCCCCCCTAAAATAAGACTTATTCCAGCCAAAAGTAACTTTGCCTGACTTGCAGTACGATATAACCAAATAGCTAGAATACCGCTCACAATTAAACTGAAACTGGCAAAAAACCATCGATGCCAATTTCCAGCGCCGCTTAAAAAACTAAATGCTGCGCCGGAGTTATAAGCCAAAGTAAGGTTAAACATTGGGAAAACAGCTAATGGTTTATAGGGTGTTAAAAAAAACTCCACCAAGTATTTACTTACTTGATCACAAATAACTACAAAAAGACTTAATATAAACCATGGCCATTTTTTCATATAAATTGTCTCTTTTCCTCTTGCCCACTGATATTACTGACACAACGTAAACAGAGCTCAGGATGTTGCGCATCTTGTCCCACATCAGGTCGTCTATGCCAGCAACGAGCACATTTTTCATGGGCACTTGCTGAAACCGCAATCGCAAAACCATAGGCTGTGGCAGACAGCCCAGCAGGAGCTGAATCCATGGGTTGTACTGCTGCATCTGATGTAATTAATAAAAAGCGCAATTCCTCGCCCAAACGAGTCAGTTTAGGGAATACTTTGTTATCCGCATATAAATTTACCTCGGCAGCTAAAGCGGAACCGATTTCGCCCCTTTGACGTGTTTCTTCCAAAGCTTTATTAACTTCGTCGCGAATTACATGCAGTTCTTCCCAATCCGTCATGTTCACATCATCAATCTTTGGCCAAGCATCATACCAAAGCTCCGTAAAGACTGATTCTTGTTTATAACCCGGTATATAGCGGCTTATCTCCTCAGCTGTAAAGGATAATATGGGAGCTATCCAAAGAGTAAAGGCCCTAATAATGTGGTACATAGCAGTTTGACAAGACCGTCGGGCTTTGCTTTCTTTTGCGGTGGTATATTGTCTGTCCTTAATTAAATCCAGATAAAAGCTTCCCATATCTACCGCACAGAAATTATGAATCTTCTGATAAATAATATGGAATTGATAGTTTTCATAGGCTTCTATAATTTCATCTTGCAAGAGCTGAGTTCGTTTTAATGCCCATTTATCCAATTCCAGAAGATCTTTGACATGTACACAATCCTTGGTTGGATCAAAATCAAATAAATTCGCAAGCAAAAAGCGGGCCGTATTACGAATTCTGCGATAAGCATCTGCATTTCTCTTTATAATTTCATCTGAAATGCTCACTTCATGTCGATAATCTGTAGACGCCACCCATAAACGTAAAATATCAGCACCGTGTTGATTGACTAATTTATCTAAAGCAACATAGTTTCCTTTGGATTTAGAAAGCTTTTTACCTTCAGCATCCACGGTATATCCATGAGTCAATACGGTTTTATAAGGAGCCACACCATACATTGCTACGGAAGTGGTTAACGAAGAGTTAAACCAGCCGCGATGTTGATCCGAACCTTCAAAATAAATATCTGCAGGGAAAGCCAAAGCCTCATTTTGCTTTAGAACAGAAAAATGGGTTACTCCGGAGTCAAACCACACGTCCATAGTGTCATTAATTTTTTCATAAAACTCAGCATCCTTTCCAAGTAATTCTTTTATATCCATTTCGAACCAGGCATCGATCCCGGATTTTTCAATAAGCAAGGCTACTTTTTCGATAAGCTCTAATGTATCAGGATGCAATTCACGCGTCGAGCTATGTACAAATAAAGGCATAGGTGTACCCCATGCTCTTTGCCTTGATATACACCAATCAGGTCTATTTTCAACCATATTGCTAATTCGAGCCTTACCCCAATCAGGAACCCAAGTTACTTTATCGATTTCTTTGAGAATATGTTCTCTTA
The DNA window shown above is from Legionella sp. PC997 and carries:
- the lspA gene encoding signal peptidase II; its protein translation is MKKWPWFILSLFVVICDQVSKYLVEFFLTPYKPLAVFPMFNLTLAYNSGAAFSFLSGAGNWHRWFFASFSLIVSGILAIWLYRTASQAKLLLAGISLILGGAIGNLFDRAYHGYVIDFIDVYYKHHHFATFNIADSAICIGAGFFILDLLINKSN
- the ileS gene encoding isoleucine--tRNA ligase — encoded protein: MAEYKDTLNLPNTSFPMKASLATREPEVLADWQAKKIYEKIRKARSGSKRFILHDGPPYANGHLHCGHALNKILKDIIVKSKSLSGYDAPFVPGWDCHGLPIELNVEKKIGRVGDKVSAREFRAKCREYAASQIDIQRDEFQRLGVFGDWYNPYVTMDFRYEANIVRALGLMIKNGHLQQGFKPVHWCIDCGSALAEAEVDYDEKTSPSIDVTFFAVNPEEFIHLFPGKAEIKPLGLPIWTTTPWSLPANEAVCLHPAIDYSLVDTGDAYWILATDLVESAMARYGMTQYTVRGAVKGKVFEHLKLKHPLYNRFVPVVLGEHVTTESGTGSVHTAPAHGPDDYLVGKAYNLPLINPVKGNGCFADDVELFAGLSVLKANDTILNALAEHGVLLAKENIRHSYPHCWRHKSPMIFLATPQWFISMDKSQLREHILKEIDKVTWVPDWGKARISNMVENRPDWCISRQRAWGTPMPLFVHSSTRELHPDTLELIEKVALLIEKSGIDAWFEMDIKELLGKDAEFYEKINDTMDVWFDSGVTHFSVLKQNEALAFPADIYFEGSDQHRGWFNSSLTTSVAMYGVAPYKTVLTHGYTVDAEGKKLSKSKGNYVALDKLVNQHGADILRLWVASTDYRHEVSISDEIIKRNADAYRRIRNTARFLLANLFDFDPTKDCVHVKDLLELDKWALKRTQLLQDEIIEAYENYQFHIIYQKIHNFCAVDMGSFYLDLIKDRQYTTAKESKARRSCQTAMYHIIRAFTLWIAPILSFTAEEISRYIPGYKQESVFTELWYDAWPKIDDVNMTDWEELHVIRDEVNKALEETRQRGEIGSALAAEVNLYADNKVFPKLTRLGEELRFLLITSDAAVQPMDSAPAGLSATAYGFAIAVSASAHEKCARCWHRRPDVGQDAQHPELCLRCVSNISGQEEKRQFI